Proteins from one Hoplias malabaricus isolate fHopMal1 chromosome 2, fHopMal1.hap1, whole genome shotgun sequence genomic window:
- the LOC136685950 gene encoding gamma-crystallin M2-like isoform X2, with the protein MMGKIIFYEDRNFTGRSWECSSDCSDMSSYINRCHSCRVESGCWMVYDRPNFMGNGYFIRKGEYSDYMSMWGMNGWIRSCRMIPRYSGPYRMRVYERENYMGQMMEMSDDCDSFMDRYHWSHGCMSCHVMDGHWLMYDQPNYKGRMWYFGPGHYRSFRHMWGMSNMRFMSMRRIMDSWY; encoded by the exons TTCCTGGGAGTGCAGCAGCGACTGCTCCGACATGTCCTCCTACATTAACCGCTGTCACTCCTGCAGAGTGGAGAGCGGATGCTGGATGGTGTACGATCGTCCCAACTTCATGGGCAATGGCTACTTCATCAGGAAGGGAGAGTACAGCGACTACATGAGCATGTGgggaatgaatggatggatcaGGTCCTGCCGCATGATCCCCAGG TACAGCGGACCCTACAGGATGAGGGTGTACGAGAGGGAGAACTACATGGGTCAGATGATGGAGATGAGCGATGACTGCGACTCCTTCATGGACCGTTACCACTGGTCTCACGGCTGCATGTCCTGCCACGTGATGGACGGACACTGGCTGATGTATGACCAGCCCAACTACAAGGGCAGGATGTGGTACTTCGGACCCGGACACTACAGGAGCTTCAGGCACATGTGGGGAATGAGCAACATGAGGTTCATGAGCATGAGGCGCATCATGGACTCCTGGTACTAA